The Chroogloeocystis siderophila 5.2 s.c.1 genome window below encodes:
- a CDS encoding S-layer homology domain-containing protein, translated as MTNLPPDPPSSPRSPLGFDEFIAILVALGAIGAILLWSIGRRDRGFDWVGIPGLLTPSPSPTVTPTLAPTPPAATATPILPLPPAAPTTPSPEALVPAPTQPQPFAGIVPVPAPVPQATPTPTPEQLQPIAFVDVPENYWARPFIDALSARGIVSGFAGDYFRPDEPVTRAEFAAILQAAFDQPPGSGEQAIAFTDVPADFWGVPAIGSAIRSGFMRGYPGNIFRPQQQIPRAQVLVALASGLNLPTPQNPNQTLGVFGDANQIPNWAVEQVAAATDAGLVVNYPETNVLEPNRNATRAEVTASIYQALVRAGRLEPIQSQYVVQQQQ; from the coding sequence ATGACAAATCTCCCTCCCGATCCGCCGTCATCGCCAAGAAGTCCCTTAGGATTTGATGAGTTTATCGCCATTTTGGTTGCTTTAGGTGCCATTGGCGCTATTTTGCTTTGGTCAATTGGTCGTCGCGATCGCGGTTTCGACTGGGTTGGTATTCCTGGATTATTAACGCCATCGCCCTCACCAACGGTGACTCCCACGTTGGCACCAACTCCACCAGCTGCAACAGCAACACCGATACTACCACTGCCACCAGCTGCTCCAACCACACCGTCACCCGAAGCACTTGTACCTGCACCCACACAACCCCAACCTTTTGCAGGTATTGTTCCTGTTCCCGCGCCCGTCCCGCAAGCAACACCAACACCGACACCAGAACAACTGCAACCCATTGCGTTTGTTGATGTCCCCGAAAATTATTGGGCTCGTCCCTTTATCGATGCGCTTTCGGCACGTGGGATCGTAAGTGGCTTTGCTGGCGACTATTTTCGCCCTGATGAACCAGTAACGCGTGCAGAGTTTGCCGCAATTTTACAAGCGGCTTTTGACCAACCGCCAGGGTCTGGAGAACAGGCGATCGCTTTTACAGATGTTCCCGCTGATTTCTGGGGAGTTCCAGCAATTGGTAGCGCGATTAGAAGTGGCTTTATGCGAGGGTATCCAGGAAATATCTTCCGACCACAACAACAGATTCCGCGTGCCCAAGTATTAGTGGCGCTAGCAAGTGGTTTAAACTTACCAACTCCTCAAAATCCTAATCAGACATTGGGTGTATTTGGCGACGCCAACCAAATTCCTAACTGGGCAGTTGAACAGGTAGCCGCTGCAACCGATGCCGGTTTAGTCGTCAACTATCCTGAAACAAATGTGCTAGAACCAAACCGTAATGCGACCCGCGCTGAAGTAACTGCTTCTATTTACCAAGCTTTAGTGCGTGCAGGTAGATTAGAACCAATTCAATCTCAATACGTAGTACAACAGCAGCAATAA
- a CDS encoding CAAD domain-containing protein gives MESQVQPPEYANPTSSETIGVSDSAPLATLPPSTQDEQWRRVGSQISEFLAQLPDYIGRFFNEYKQPIITVGLILAAIITVKVVLAVLDALNDIPLLAPTFELVGIGYSVWFVNRYLLQASKRQELSQELQSLKKQVIGSQQLPES, from the coding sequence ATGGAATCACAAGTGCAACCACCGGAATACGCAAACCCTACTTCTTCAGAAACGATAGGGGTTTCAGATTCAGCACCTCTAGCTACTTTACCACCCTCTACACAAGACGAACAGTGGCGGCGTGTTGGCTCGCAAATTTCTGAATTTCTCGCTCAACTACCTGATTATATTGGCAGATTTTTCAATGAGTACAAGCAGCCGATTATTACTGTCGGTTTAATCCTGGCAGCTATTATTACTGTTAAGGTAGTTCTAGCTGTGTTAGATGCACTCAATGATATTCCACTACTTGCACCAACTTTTGAACTCGTAGGGATTGGTTACTCAGTTTGGTTTGTGAACCGCTATTTACTGCAAGCTTCCAAACGCCAAGAGTTATCACAAGAACTACAATCGTTGAAAAAGCAAGTAATTGGCAGTCAGCAACTACCGGAATCATAA